CGCCATGAACGTCTTGTCGTGGGAGCCGTACTCCTCCGCCTTCTGCGCCATGAGGCCGACGTTCGGCACGCTCCCGATGGTCGCCGGGTCGAACGCCCCGTTCTTCCTGCAATCCTCGATGATGGTCCGGTACGTCGTCGCGTAGCACCGGTCGGGGATCATCGCCTTCGTGTCGTGGAGCTTTCCGTCCGGCCCCCACATCTTCCCCGAGTCGCGGACGACGACCGGCATCGAAGCGTCGACGATGATGTCGTTCGGGGCGTGCAGGTTCGTGATCCCCTTGTCCGAGTCGACCATCGCGAGCGCGGGCCGGACCTTGTACACCGCCTGGATGTCCGCCTCGATCGCCGCCCGCTCCGCCTCCGGCAGCTTCCCGATTTTCGCGTACAGGTCTCCCATGCCGAAGTTCGGGTTCACGCCCAGCGACTTGAACGTCGCCGCGTGCTTGTCGAAGACGTCCTTGAAGTAGACGGAAACGGCGTGGCCGAACATGATCGGATCGGAGATCTTCATCATGGTGGCCTTGAGGTGCAGCGACAGCAGGACCCCGGACTTCCTCGCGTCCTCGATCTGCTCCTCGTAGAATTTCCGGAGCGCGCGGACGTTCATCACCGTCGCGTCGAGCACCTCCCCTTCCAGCAGGGGCAGCTTCTTCTTCAGGACGGTGGTTTTCCCGTCGGCGGCGACGAACTCGATCCGCGCTTCCGTCGCCTTCGGCAACGTGACGGATTTTTCGCTGCCGTAGAAATCCCCCCCGTTCATGTGCGCCACGTGGGACTTCGAATCGGGCGTCCACGCGCCCATCTTGTGCGGATGCTTCTTCGAGAACAGCTTTACCGAAAGCGGCGCCCTGCGGTCCGAGTTTCCTTCGCGCAGGACCGGGTTCACGGCGCTCCCGAGGACCTTGGCGAACCGGGCCTGGAGCTCCCGTTCGGCGTCCGTCTTCGGTTCCTCCGGGTAGTCCGGGATGTCGTACCCGTGGGACTGCAGCTCCTTGATCGCGGCGGCCAGCTGCGGGATGGACGCGCTGATGTTGGGAAGCTTGATGATGTTGGCTTCGGGTTTCTGCGTGAGCTCTCCCAGCTGGGCCAGGTAATCCGGGATCCGCTGTTTCTCGGTCAGCTTTTCCGGAAAGTTCGCGATGATCCTGCCCGCGAGAGAGATGTCCCTCGTCTCCACGGAAACGCCGGTTCCCTTCGTGAACGCCTGCACGATGGGAAGGAGGGAGTAGGTCGCCAACGCGGGTGCTTCGTCGATCTTCGTCCAGATGATGGTCGACGTCTTTGCGGTCATGGTCTCTCCTTGAGGTGCGCGGTATGGTCGGCCGTTTCCGGTTTAACTCACCAGATCCAAACTGCTGAAAAAGTACGATATTTCCGTTGCGGCCGTATCCGGGGCGTCGGATCCGTGCACGATGTTCCGCTCGACGTTGGCGGCGAGGTCGGCGCGGATCGTCCCCTTGTCGGCCTTCTTCGGGTCGGTGGCGCCCATCAGCGCGCGGTTGCGGGCGATCACGTCCGGACCCTCGAGGACCATCACGACGATCGGCCCGGAGGACATGAAATCGGTCAGGGAGCCGAAGAACGGCCGCTCGCGGTGGACGGCGTAGAACCCCTCCGCCTCCTGTTTCGTGAGGTGGAGCATCCGCATCGCGACGATCCGGATCCCCGCCGCCTCGAATCGCCGGACGACCTCCCCGACCACTCCCTTGGCGACTCCGTCCGGCTTGACGATCGAAAGGGTCCGCTGCTTCTTCATGTGATGCATCAGGCGGTCTTCGCCTTCGCGAGCTCGTACCCGGCCATGAGCGCCTTCTTGTTCAGCTCCTCGGTCCCCTTCGGGACGCGGGAGAGGACCGCCTTCTCGACCGACTCCAGGCTGACCTGCCCGGTGAAGGCCGTGATGGCACCGATGGCCACGATGTTGGCGACGAACGCCTTCCCGATCTCCTCGGAGGCGGTCCGGATGATCGGAAGCCTGACGATCTTGAAATTCCCCTTGGGGAGCTCCTTGACGAAGTCCTCGTCCACAAGGAGGATCCCGGTCGGCTTTATGTCCTTGTAATACTTCAGACACGCCTCCTGCGTCAGGGCAAGCATCAGGTCGATCTCGGTGGCCTTCGGGAAATCGATCGGCCTGTCGGAGATGATGACTTCCGACTTGGATGCGCCGCCGCGCGCCTCGGGCCCGTACGACTGGCTCTGCACGGCGTTCTTCTTGTCGAAGATGGTGGCCGCTTCCGCGAAGATGACCCCGGCGAGGATCAGCCCCTGGCCGCCGGAACCGGAAAACCGGATCTCATATCGCACGCTCATGGCGTTACGCCCTCCCCTCTTTCGGCTTCCTGACGCGCTCCGCCATGGCGTAGTAGGTTTCGCAGTATTCCGGAACCCCCTCCTTCTTGAAGAGGACGCCCATGGGGAACTTGCCGGCGGTCTTCTCCGGCGGAAGCTTGTCGAACGCCACGGCCGGGATGAACGTGTCCTTCATCCAAAGGAGCATGTCGGTCGGGCTCTTGAACTTGTTGCGGCGGCCGTGGGTGGTCGGGCACGCGTTGATGATCTCGACCACCGATAGCCCCTTGTGCTGCATCGCGTCGGAGATCAGCCGGTCGAGCCCCGCCGCGTGGTAGGCGGTCCCGCGGGCCACGAAGCTCGCCCCGGCTCCCTTTGCCAGCTCCGGGATGTTGAACGACGGGTCGACGTTGCCGTACGGCATCGTGGTGGCCAGGTGGCCGGAGGGGGTGGTCGGGGAGTATTGCCCCCCGGTCATCCCGTAGATGAAGTTGTTGAATACGAGCACGGTGATGTCGATGTTCCGGCGGCAGGCGTGGATGAAGTGGTTCCCGCCGATCGCCGTCGCGTCGCCGTCGCCGCTGACCACCAGGACGTGCTTGTCCGGCTTCGCCATCTTGATGCCGGTGGCGAACCCGAGGGCGCGCCCGTGGGTCGTGTGGAGGGTGTTGAAGTCCACATACCCGGGCAGCCGCGAGGCGCACCCGATCCCCGACACCAGGGCGATATCGTCCCGGTTGAGCTTCAGGGTGTCCACCACGCGGAGCAGCGACTTGAACACGATGCCGTAGGTGCAGCCCGGGCACCAGATGTGCGGCAGCTTCCCGCCGCGGATGTACTGGTTGTAGTCGAACGCCATTACCTTGCCTCCTTTACCTTGGCGAGGATCTGCGCCGGGGTGATCGGGTCGCCGTCGACGCGGTAGATCCCCTCGACCCCGCAACGACCC
This portion of the Deltaproteobacteria bacterium genome encodes:
- a CDS encoding NADP-dependent isocitrate dehydrogenase gives rise to the protein MTAKTSTIIWTKIDEAPALATYSLLPIVQAFTKGTGVSVETRDISLAGRIIANFPEKLTEKQRIPDYLAQLGELTQKPEANIIKLPNISASIPQLAAAIKELQSHGYDIPDYPEEPKTDAERELQARFAKVLGSAVNPVLREGNSDRRAPLSVKLFSKKHPHKMGAWTPDSKSHVAHMNGGDFYGSEKSVTLPKATEARIEFVAADGKTTVLKKKLPLLEGEVLDATVMNVRALRKFYEEQIEDARKSGVLLSLHLKATMMKISDPIMFGHAVSVYFKDVFDKHAATFKSLGVNPNFGMGDLYAKIGKLPEAERAAIEADIQAVYKVRPALAMVDSDKGITNLHAPNDIIVDASMPVVVRDSGKMWGPDGKLHDTKAMIPDRCYATTYRTIIEDCRKNGAFDPATIGSVPNVGLMAQKAEEYGSHDKTFMAPGNGTIRAVDVSGATLLEQKVEEGDIFRMCQTKDIPIRDWVKLAVQRAKATGAVAVFWLDGNRAHDAQIIAKVNRYLKDHDTKGLEFHILAPIEAMKFTLERFRAGKDTISVTGNALRDYLTDLFPIIEVGTSAKMLSIVPLLAGGGLFETGAGGSAPKHVQQFVKEGYLRWDSLGEFSALAASLEHLGNTFKNDKALVLAETLDQAIGKFLDNNKSPARKVGQIDNRGSHFYLALYWAEALAAQGKDKELQKRFAGVAKALGDNAAKIDQELLAAQAKPMDIGGYYDPDPVKTSKAMRPSATFNAIIDSIA
- the ndk gene encoding nucleoside-diphosphate kinase gives rise to the protein MKKQRTLSIVKPDGVAKGVVGEVVRRFEAAGIRIVAMRMLHLTKQEAEGFYAVHRERPFFGSLTDFMSSGPIVVMVLEGPDVIARNRALMGATDPKKADKGTIRADLAANVERNIVHGSDAPDTAATEISYFFSSLDLVS
- a CDS encoding 2-oxoacid:ferredoxin oxidoreductase subunit beta, with protein sequence MAFDYNQYIRGGKLPHIWCPGCTYGIVFKSLLRVVDTLKLNRDDIALVSGIGCASRLPGYVDFNTLHTTHGRALGFATGIKMAKPDKHVLVVSGDGDATAIGGNHFIHACRRNIDITVLVFNNFIYGMTGGQYSPTTPSGHLATTMPYGNVDPSFNIPELAKGAGASFVARGTAYHAAGLDRLISDAMQHKGLSVVEIINACPTTHGRRNKFKSPTDMLLWMKDTFIPAVAFDKLPPEKTAGKFPMGVLFKKEGVPEYCETYYAMAERVRKPKEGRA
- a CDS encoding 2-oxoacid:acceptor oxidoreductase family protein gives rise to the protein MSVRYEIRFSGSGGQGLILAGVIFAEAATIFDKKNAVQSQSYGPEARGGASKSEVIISDRPIDFPKATEIDLMLALTQEACLKYYKDIKPTGILLVDEDFVKELPKGNFKIVRLPIIRTASEEIGKAFVANIVAIGAITAFTGQVSLESVEKAVLSRVPKGTEELNKKALMAGYELAKAKTA